In Bos mutus isolate GX-2022 chromosome 10, NWIPB_WYAK_1.1, whole genome shotgun sequence, a single window of DNA contains:
- the LOC106700534 gene encoding LOW QUALITY PROTEIN: olfactory receptor 11H6-like (The sequence of the model RefSeq protein was modified relative to this genomic sequence to represent the inferred CDS: deleted 1 base in 1 codon) — protein sequence MFVIIHALLTSVSLTALRSQNTTMHFVTEFVLLGFPGEREMQMFFFSLILVVYLLTLLGNGAVVCAVKWDRRLHTPMYIFLGNFAFLEIWYVSSTVPSMLINILSDTKTISFTGCFIQFYFFFSLGTTECFFLSVMAYDRYLAICCPLHYPSIMTGKFCVVLVCVCWVSGFLCYPVPIVLISQLPFCGPNIIDHFVCDPGPLFALACIPAPSTELICYTFNSVIIFGPFLSILGSYTLVLRAVLHFPSHAGRTKAFSTCGSHLMVVSLFYGTLMVMYVSPTSGNPAGMQKIITLVYSAVTPLLNPLIYSLRNKDMKDALKKVLGLRINQN from the exons ATGTTCGTGATTATTCAC GCTCTGTTAACTTCAGTTTCTCTAACAGCTTTGAGATCCCAGAACACAACAATGCATTTTGTGACTGAGTTTGTccttctgggtttccctggtgaaaGGGAGATGCAGATGTTCTTCTTCTCATTAATCCTGGTGGTCTATCTCCTGACGCTGCTGGGGAATGGGGCTGTTGTCTGTGCAGTGAAATGGGACAGGCGGCTTCACACGCCCATGTACATCTTCTTGGGAAACTTTGCCTTCCTAGAGATCTGGTATGTTTCCTCCACTGTCCCAAGCATGCTGATCAACATCCTCTCTGACACCAAGaccatctccttcactggctgcTTCATccaattctatttctttttttcacttggtACAACGGAGTGTTTCTTCCTATCAGTTATGGCCTATGATCGGTACCTGGCCATCTGTTGCCCACTGCATTACCCCTCCATCATGACTGGGAAGTTCTGTGTGGTCCTAGTCTGTGTTTGTTGGGTGAGTGGATTTCTCTGCTATCCAGTCCCCATTGTCCTTATCTCCCAACTTCCCTTCTGTGGACCCAACATCATCGACCACTTTGTGTGTGACCCAGGCCCATTGTTTGCACTGGCCTGCATCCCTGCTCCTTCCACTGAGCTTATTTGCTACACCTTCAACTCAGTGATTATTTTTGGCCCCTTCCTTTCCATCTTGGGATCTTATACCCTGGTACTCAGAGCTGTGCTTCATTTTCCCTCTCATGCTGGTAGAACTAAAGCTTTCTCCACATGCGGGTCCCACCTGATGGTGGTGTCTTTGTTCTATGGAACCCTTATGGTGATGTATGTGAGCCCAACATCAGGAAACCCAGCAGGAATGCAAAAAATCATCACTCTGGTATACTCAGCAGTGACTCCGCTCTTAAATCCACTTATCTACAGTCTCCGAAACAAAGACATGAAAGATGCCCTAAAGAAAGTCCTGGGATTAAGAATTAATCAAAACTGa
- the LOC102271454 gene encoding olfactory receptor 11H7 yields the protein MNKSGISTVTQFVLLGFPGPWKMQIIFFSMILLVYILTLTGNIAIICAVRWDHRLHTPMYMFLANFSFLEIWYMTCTVPSMLVNFLSKTKTISFSGCFTQFYFFFSLGTTECFFLCVMAYDRYLAICRPLHYPTIMTGKLCAILVSLCWLTGFLGYSVPILFISQLPYCGPNIIDHFLCDVDPLMALSCASSPIIEHVFHSMSSLIIILTILYILGSYTLVLRAVLRVPSSAGRRKAFSTCGSHLVIVSLFYGTIMVMYVSPTSGNSVAMHKIITLIYSVVTPVLNPLIYSLRNRDMKFALRQVLCAMRIMQTS from the coding sequence ATGAATAAGTCAGGAATATCTACTGTGACACAGTTTGTcttgttgggctttcctggtcCCTGGAAAATGCAGATCATCTTCTTCTCAATGATTCTGTTGGTCTACATCTTGACTCTAACTGGGAACATAGCCATCATTTGTGCTGTGAGGTGGGACCACCGACTCCATACCCCTATGTACATGTTCCTGGCCAACTTCTCCTTCCTAGAGATCTGGTACATGACCTGCACAGTCCCCAGTATGCTGGTCAATTTTCTCTCCAAAACCAAAACCATATCCTTCTCTGGTTGCTTCACTCAAttctacttcttcttttccctggGCACAACTGAATGCTTCTTCCTCTGTGTCATGGCTTATGATCGCTACCTTGCCATCTGTCGTCCACTGCACTATCCCACCATCATGACTGGGAAGCTCTGTGCCATTCTAGTGTCTCTTTGTTGGCTCACTGGTTTCTTAGGATATTCAGTTCCTATTCTCTTCATTTCTCAACTACCCTATTGTGGTCCCAACATCATTGATCACTTTCTGTGTGATGTGGACCCTCTGATGGCATTGTCCTGTGCCAGCTCACCCATAATAGAGCATGTATTCCATTCTATGAGCTCTCTTATCATCATTCTGACCATTTTGTACATCCTTGGATCCTATACCTTGGTGCTCAGAGCTGTGCTTCGTGTTCCTTCCTCAGCTGGGCGGCGAAAGGCCTTCTCTACCTGTGGATCCCACTTAGTTATTGTATCTCTGTTCTATGGAACCATTATGGTGATGTACGTGAGCCCCACATCTGGCAACTCAGTTGCTATGCATAAAATCATCACACTGATATACTCTGTAGTGACACCAGTCTTAAATCCCCTCATCTACAGCCTACGCAATAGGGACATGAAATTCGCCCTCCGTCAGGTCCTCTGTGCAATGAGAATTATGCAAACTTCATGA